The Maniola hyperantus chromosome 12, iAphHyp1.2, whole genome shotgun sequence genome has a segment encoding these proteins:
- the Usp1 gene encoding ubiquitin carboxyl-terminal hydrolase 1: MPVNLLSETKRGVVKTKYSLSLKRNNAAKLSKQNNSASLKNCTRPESNDNKENKPAKRPLKGTYHNTLQAAKKLKPLTDVAKPSESLTEFQLVVELAQGNSAMLNGHHVSDNQYGGSTQWKAPIATLSNLGNTCFLNSVLYTLRYAPQFVHNLHHLVSDLSRVEQKLGSIRLKSSSLGRSAAGLASSGTRSWSSKDLLALGQTDTSAAKSKIQIATEKLHETYLSLRAAESKCLHSGAADATPEPYAADAFLAALREVNATFEGNRQQDAHELLVCILDSIRETCRALSARASRLQLQENGDSNGIGRQPNLDADGGKTLGNLRKSWKKRKELKTNDKRNSPSDERAPSPDPEKDERSRPGWDFVADDFEGTMVVRTMCLECEAVTEKAQAVCELCVPVGDDDTPEEPFRAACLSSEYLRDQNKVRCVECEAVTEKAQAVCELCVPVGDDDTPEEPFRAACLSSEYLRDQNKYWCERCLRYNEARRSVAYSRLPRLLVLQLKRFSGGMEKITRHAPTPLLMPCFCEPCARRAPDQSPAHRYILWAVIMHLGQTLTGGHYVAYARDSSQADTKCEREGGGDASAANSGSSFMRTLFNRPRPSPAGCTANECCVPRTRPEACWLACDDDLVKPISNEEFEDLLSAEPKMRSAATPYLLFYVKSEVG; the protein is encoded by the exons ATGCCAGTTAATTTATTATCGGAAACTAAAAGAGGTGTAGTGAAAACTAAATATTCGCTGTCACTCAAAAGAAATAATGCAGCTAAACTGAGCAAGCAGAATAATTCTGCGAGTTTAAAAAATTGCACTCGCCCAGAATCTAACgacaataaagaaaataaaccCGCGAAAAGGCCTTTAAAAGGCACATATCACAATACATTACAAGCCGCTAAGAAATTAAAACCTCTGACAGACGTGGCTAAGCCCTCAG AATCATTAACAGAGTTCCAGCTGGTAGTTGAGTTGGCGCAAGGAAACTCTGCCATGTTGAATGGCCACCACGTGTCAGACAACCAGTATGGAGGGAGTACACAGTGGAAGGCTCCCATTGCCACTCTCTCCAACCTCGGGAATACTTGCTTTTTGAACAGTGTGCTTTATACTCTAAG ATATGCACCCCAGTTCGTCCACAACCTACACCACTTGGTGTCAGATCTCAGCAGGGTGGAGCAGAAGCTGGGCAGCATCAGGCTGAAGAGCTCCTCGCTGGGGCGCAGTGCGGCCGGGCTTGCGTCCTCCGGCACCAGGTCGTGGAGCAGCAAGGACCTGCTGGCgctcggacagacagacaccagcGCGGCCAAAAGCAAGATACAG ATAGCAACCGAGAAACTCCACGAGACATACCTGAGCCTGCGCGCTGCGGAGAGCAAATGCCTTCACAGTGGCGCGGCCGACGCCACGCCAGAGCCTTACGCTGCGGATGCCTTCCTGGCGGCTCTAAGAGAAGTCAACGCCACATTCGAAG GCAACCGTCAGCAAGACGCGCATGAGTTACTAGTTTGCATCCTAGACAGTATACGAGAAACGTGTCGAGCGCTGAGCGCGCGCGCCTCGAGGTTACAGCTGCAAGAAAATGGAGACAG TAACGGTATAGGTCGTCAACCAAACCTCGACGCGGACGGCGGCAAAACGCTGGGAAACCTGCGCAAGTCGTGGAAGAAGCGCAAAGAACTGAAGACCAACGACAAGCGCAACTCGCCCTCGGACGAGCGAGCGCCTTCGCCGGATCCCGAGAAAGACGAGCGGTCTCGGCCCGGCTGGGACTTTGTTGCGGATGACTTTGAAG GCACGATGGTGGTACGGACGATGTGCCTCGAATGCGAGGCGGTGACGGAGAAGGCTCAGGCGGTGTGCGAGCTGTGCGTGCCCGTGGGCGACGACGACACGCCCGAGGAGCCCTTCCGCGCCGCGTGCCTCTCCAGCGAATACCTCCGCGACCAGAACAAGGTGAGATGTGTGGAGTGCGAGGCGGTGACGGAGAAGGCTCAGGCGGTGTGCGAGCTGTGCGTGCCCGTGGGCGACGACGACACGCCCGAGGAGCCCTTCCGCGCCGCGTGCCTCTCCAGCGAATACCTCCGCGACCAGAACAAG TATTGGTGCGAGCGCTGTCTCCGCTACAACGAAGCGCGGCGAAGCGTAGCGTACTCGCGCCTACCGCGCCTGCTGGTGCTGCAGCTGAAGCGCTTCAGCGGCGGCATGGAGAAGATCACCCGCCACGCGCCCACGCCGCTGCTCATGCCGTGCTTCTGCGAGCCCTGCGCGAGGCGCGCACCCGACCAGTCGCCCGCCCACAG ATACATCCTCTGGGCGGTAATTATGCACCTCGGCCAGACCCTCACCGGGGGCCACTACGTCGCGTACGCGCGAGACAGCTCACAAGCCGACACCAAGTGCGAGCGGGAGGGAGGAGGCGACGCGTCCGCCGCCAACAGCGGCTCCAGCTTCATGAGAACACTCTTCAACCGTCCCAGACCTTCGCCCGCAG GTTGCACAGCAAACGAATGCTGCGTCCCTCGAACCAGGCCGGAAGCGTGCTGGCTCGCCTGCGACGACGACCTAGTCAAACCCATCTCCAACGAGGAGTTCGAAGACCTCCTCTCCGCCGAGCCCAAGATGCGCTCCGCGGCCACGCCCTACCTTCTGTTCTACGTCAAGAGTGAGGTGGGCTAG